The following coding sequences lie in one Aureimonas sp. AU20 genomic window:
- the icmH gene encoding type IVB secretion system protein IcmH/DotU — MQTRPPNPFAPDPTESSGFDPDATVRRPLPGPSPYGAPGGSSAYQPPYGSPTGGAGFGAPPAWDAPGAGFAPFGGSQKPDPFGFAGGGRDPLDFGFSPDTSFGGAPAMARTDFGSLAGSIRLGPDSHVEQAFELAALNALVAVASPLLWLAARLNESLPVDDVAQFRARVMEDVSRFETRAMTRGVAPRLARVARYALCATLDDIILNTSWGGQSDWPIKGLVSTFYQETWGGERFFDLLGQLYAQPEENIDALELMALCLSIGFVGKYRVMEGGLAHLARLRAELYRTIRRLRGPHERRLSAAFAPVDAPYRPPARMIWFWVASAAVLAALLVLYLVLGFLLSWRVDAAAERIAALPPAMPVFVGAPDVPAIPEPFAPQAQTQLQRIQSALTSDITNGELEVVADGGDIVVRLLRASFPTGGTALSESEAPMLRRIAAALNAEPGPITVIGHTDNVPIANASPTRNNDTLSRDRAASAAAMLQRFLGEPARISFLGRGDGSPIASNATPEGRARNRRVEFRIPTEDVAP, encoded by the coding sequence GTGCAGACGAGGCCGCCCAATCCTTTCGCTCCCGATCCGACGGAAAGCTCGGGGTTCGATCCCGACGCGACGGTCCGCCGTCCGCTGCCGGGACCATCGCCCTATGGCGCGCCGGGCGGCTCGTCTGCCTATCAACCTCCCTATGGATCGCCGACCGGCGGGGCGGGCTTCGGCGCGCCCCCGGCTTGGGATGCGCCGGGTGCGGGTTTCGCGCCGTTCGGCGGCTCGCAGAAGCCCGATCCGTTCGGCTTCGCCGGTGGCGGTCGCGATCCCCTGGATTTCGGCTTTTCCCCCGATACGTCTTTTGGCGGTGCGCCCGCCATGGCGCGGACTGATTTCGGCTCCCTGGCCGGCTCGATCCGCCTTGGCCCCGACTCGCACGTGGAACAGGCCTTCGAACTCGCCGCGCTCAATGCGCTCGTGGCGGTCGCCTCTCCGCTCCTGTGGCTGGCCGCGCGCTTGAACGAGAGCCTGCCGGTGGACGACGTCGCGCAGTTTCGCGCCCGCGTAATGGAAGACGTCTCGCGCTTCGAGACCCGTGCGATGACGCGCGGCGTCGCGCCGCGCCTTGCCCGTGTCGCGCGCTATGCGCTCTGCGCGACGCTCGACGACATTATCCTCAACACCAGTTGGGGCGGACAGTCGGACTGGCCGATCAAGGGCCTCGTCAGCACCTTCTATCAGGAGACCTGGGGCGGCGAGCGCTTCTTCGATCTTCTCGGCCAGCTCTATGCGCAGCCGGAGGAGAATATCGACGCCCTGGAGCTGATGGCGCTCTGCCTGTCCATCGGCTTCGTCGGCAAGTACCGCGTGATGGAGGGTGGTCTGGCCCATCTCGCGCGCCTGCGCGCGGAGCTGTATCGCACGATCCGCCGACTGCGGGGGCCCCACGAGCGGCGCCTTTCGGCCGCTTTCGCCCCGGTGGATGCGCCCTATCGTCCGCCGGCGCGGATGATCTGGTTCTGGGTGGCTTCGGCCGCCGTCCTGGCCGCGCTTCTGGTTCTCTATCTCGTGCTCGGGTTTCTCCTGTCGTGGCGGGTGGACGCGGCGGCCGAGCGCATCGCCGCCCTGCCGCCGGCCATGCCGGTCTTCGTCGGAGCGCCGGACGTGCCCGCCATTCCCGAACCCTTCGCGCCGCAGGCACAGACCCAGCTGCAGCGGATCCAGAGCGCCCTGACGTCGGACATCACCAATGGCGAGTTGGAGGTCGTGGCGGATGGCGGCGACATCGTGGTGCGGCTGCTGCGCGCCTCCTTCCCGACCGGCGGAACGGCCTTGAGCGAGAGCGAGGCGCCCATGCTGCGCCGGATCGCGGCCGCGCTGAATGCGGAACCCGGCCCGATCACGGTGATCGGCCACACCGACAATGTCCCGATCGCCAATGCGTCCCCGACCCGCAACAACGACACGCTGTCGCGCGATCGCGCCGCCTCGGCCGCCGCCATGCTGCAGCGTTTCCTCGGCGAGCCCGCACGCATTTCCTTCCTTGGTCGGGGGGATGGTTCGCCCATCGCGTCGAACGCCACGCCCGAGGGCCGGGCCCGCAATCGGCGCGTCGAATTCCGCATCCCGACGGAGGACGTCGCACCGTGA
- a CDS encoding type VI secretion protein IcmF/TssM N-terminal domain-containing protein: MTPRHLAAWSLGLVLALGAGLVVWRLAPVASDDARFVLSAVPVVVWAILLLLFGARPVRPNAPATVPISQEGAREWRSALAARRLAGPHQRYRLPLFVLLGPPGMGKSQLLERSGLDLDAPVEADGARWWLGSEAIFVEIASEPTAVERLAAFLQRFRPACPLNGVVLAVSPADLTLADALERREIGEGLAASLGALEARSRSRPPVYVALTKIDLAPGFLEGFEALEPGERHQSWGFSFPLSLRDGAKTAEVVDAFHAGVRSLVEATRARLLDALARVNDPLRGGRLIGFGAQVAAMDPIVDTVLRPILPSDVRRRKGAFLRGIYLTSSQQDALTIDALLPELAARYAMPRSGTLPDIDMGDAEHGFFVAGMLRDAVIREAGLVGMARPPWYRRPVFGLLVLAVCLCLSLLGAAALRLGFDRAEAQIERLETQVSHLDTAALSSREASLDALSRVAEATDRIGRLEAEDGLGGVFRPSSATDLRQAIEAAHDTALRNSLSPHLTARLAADLTDLDAERDAIATRLAAAAPEASDHAEALARWLEETVTRLPEAGARASLLHEAPRALTLMPARPEPVYLDAARRILAWEDSQP; the protein is encoded by the coding sequence GTGACGCCGCGCCACCTCGCGGCCTGGAGCCTCGGCCTCGTTCTCGCGCTCGGCGCCGGGCTCGTCGTCTGGCGCCTCGCGCCGGTGGCCTCGGACGATGCGCGCTTCGTCCTGTCGGCGGTGCCGGTCGTCGTCTGGGCCATTCTCCTGTTGCTGTTCGGCGCGCGTCCGGTACGGCCGAATGCGCCCGCCACCGTGCCCATTTCGCAGGAAGGCGCGCGGGAATGGCGCTCGGCTCTGGCGGCGCGCCGTCTGGCGGGGCCTCACCAGCGATACCGGCTGCCGCTCTTCGTGCTTCTCGGCCCGCCCGGCATGGGCAAGTCGCAACTCCTGGAGCGCTCGGGCCTCGATCTCGATGCGCCGGTGGAGGCGGATGGCGCCCGCTGGTGGCTGGGCTCGGAGGCGATCTTCGTCGAGATCGCGAGCGAGCCCACCGCCGTGGAACGCTTGGCGGCGTTTCTCCAGCGTTTTCGCCCGGCCTGTCCGCTGAACGGCGTCGTCCTGGCCGTCAGTCCGGCCGATCTGACGCTCGCCGATGCGCTGGAGCGTCGCGAGATCGGGGAGGGGCTGGCTGCAAGCCTTGGCGCGCTGGAGGCCCGGAGCCGCTCGCGCCCGCCCGTCTATGTCGCACTGACCAAGATCGACCTCGCACCGGGTTTTCTCGAGGGGTTCGAGGCGCTGGAACCGGGCGAGCGGCACCAGTCCTGGGGCTTCTCCTTTCCTCTTTCGCTGCGCGACGGAGCCAAGACCGCCGAGGTGGTGGACGCTTTTCATGCCGGCGTGCGCAGCCTCGTGGAGGCGACCCGGGCGCGGCTTCTGGACGCGCTGGCGCGGGTGAACGATCCGTTGCGCGGCGGTCGGCTCATCGGCTTCGGCGCCCAGGTCGCCGCCATGGACCCGATCGTGGATACGGTTCTGCGGCCGATTCTCCCGTCCGATGTCCGCCGGCGTAAGGGCGCCTTCCTGCGCGGCATCTATCTCACCAGCTCGCAGCAGGATGCGCTGACGATCGACGCGCTTCTGCCCGAGTTGGCGGCGCGATACGCAATGCCGCGCAGCGGCACGCTGCCCGATATCGACATGGGCGATGCCGAACACGGCTTCTTCGTCGCCGGCATGCTGCGCGACGCGGTGATCCGCGAGGCGGGCCTAGTGGGCATGGCGCGTCCGCCCTGGTATCGCCGCCCGGTCTTCGGCCTTCTCGTTCTGGCCGTCTGCCTTTGCTTGTCGCTTCTCGGCGCGGCGGCGCTGCGCCTCGGCTTCGACCGGGCCGAGGCGCAGATCGAGCGCCTGGAGACCCAAGTCTCCCATCTCGACACGGCGGCGCTTTCGTCGCGCGAGGCAAGTCTCGACGCTTTGAGCCGCGTGGCGGAGGCGACGGATCGCATTGGCCGACTGGAGGCCGAGGATGGGTTGGGAGGGGTCTTTCGCCCGTCTTCCGCCACCGATCTTCGTCAGGCGATCGAGGCGGCTCACGACACCGCTCTGCGCAACAGCCTGAGCCCGCATCTGACCGCCCGTCTGGCGGCCGATCTCACCGATCTCGACGCGGAGCGGGACGCCATCGCGACCCGACTGGCGGCCGCCGCTCCCGAGGCGAGCGACCACGCCGAGGCGCTCGCAAGGTGGCTTGAGGAAACGGTCACGCGCCTGCCGGAGGCGGGCGCCCGGGCCTCCCTGCTGCACGAGGCGCCAAGGGCGCTGACGCTGATGCCCGCACGGCCGGAGCCTGTCTATCTCGACGCGGCGCGGCGCATTCTCGCTTGGGAGGACAGCCAGCCATGA
- the tssM gene encoding type VI secretion system membrane subunit TssM: MSGPSSPGRLRRFLAHPLTWITVAALVAAALVWFVAPLLAFGDIRPLGDATPRLALLLGIVLAWGVAAAVLGWRKGREDQRLVSALRVQQVESHANQDRHRSEVERRFALIRRKTDETLARLGRDGGRGRIGRRAFRLPWYLVIGPEASGKTALLLNADLSLPFGPPQGAGGPTEDVDFLFAENAVFLDLAGRLTGAGGEVADGQVWLRLLDLVRRLRRRQPACGIVLVLDAANFSRMGEEARRSLAKTLRLRLDEAGERFRARPPVYLVFSKLDRLLGFSAFFETTDRSEREAVWGMPFLASEDEREFTPDERFRIGFAELARRAAEWRLPRLQEEPDARRRALVYEFPEQFAALGDLAAPFVQILAVPHRFDRPPYLRGVFFASARQGGPVIDLVGLAAGEGFAAPSGLPRPGEPDPTRSRPFFLHELLASLAPGEALRGGLSATARRVTQSWQMVAAALLVLLALGLTAHWIARHQAASAYAQSMQNDAAALRDRLSGTRFGPRLPPFLDILPTLNGLRTLEGREPGKEAERVADVPMLQSEAGRAYATGLDRLFMPYLTEGLQATLASEATSAADLYRGLKLYLALSGQRPLDTLDLPHLGAWLAQVWLPSYSEADRAAFAAHVAALGSHDVASRSADASLVADTRRRIAAYTLSQLALDLAKARPEVAALAPWRPSDHAGPSGPLALARLDGGSLWDGLPAFFTAGAFRTVALPALQAGAAEIERDAWVLGSSDGTASRDILDGTLGLYSAEAIRLWDGLLSDLTVRPMPTAADGARLLSLLVTAPSPVTDLLAAVAMETDFSPPAAQAAVAGAVASALAPAAASLGLAAPVDPGRAVTEAFASLRRATSAAEGSASQVAGVLAAFEPLYRQLNHIAKGGNVLELGTEPQTVSAQIDLLVAALPPSLQPFFKRLQTAAMDLIQGASGERLREVWNTTVLPACEAATVDRFPFSARAARDTPFEDFKSVFGPQGQIASFRDAYLKPLIDTSARPWAWRPGRPADLSIDETALKGFEQADAITQAFFPGGEGPAARFSLLPISLDPKAQAARFDIGGQTLRFAHGPAVPVSAQWPPASPNAPAALTMTPEIDGARNMAMGEGPWALFRLVDQAVSRRLVDGNALLASFSLSGRSFVVKLTPASTRNPFELKMLDNFRCPRL; the protein is encoded by the coding sequence ATGAGCGGGCCTTCCTCTCCCGGCCGCCTCCGGCGCTTCCTCGCCCATCCGCTCACCTGGATCACGGTCGCAGCGCTCGTCGCCGCCGCTCTCGTCTGGTTCGTCGCGCCGCTTCTCGCCTTCGGCGACATCCGCCCGCTCGGCGACGCGACACCGCGTCTCGCCCTTCTTTTGGGAATCGTGCTCGCCTGGGGTGTCGCGGCGGCAGTGCTGGGATGGCGCAAGGGGCGGGAGGACCAGCGCCTCGTTTCGGCCCTCAGGGTGCAGCAGGTGGAGAGCCACGCCAACCAGGATCGGCACCGGTCCGAGGTCGAGCGCCGCTTCGCCCTGATCCGTCGCAAGACCGACGAGACGCTGGCCCGGCTCGGGCGCGATGGCGGCCGGGGCCGCATCGGACGGCGCGCCTTTCGCCTGCCCTGGTATCTCGTCATCGGGCCGGAGGCGTCCGGCAAGACGGCGCTGTTGCTCAACGCCGATCTCAGCCTTCCCTTCGGCCCGCCGCAGGGCGCGGGCGGCCCGACGGAGGATGTCGACTTCCTGTTTGCAGAGAACGCCGTGTTCCTGGATCTGGCCGGCCGCCTGACCGGGGCGGGGGGCGAGGTGGCGGACGGTCAGGTCTGGTTGCGGCTGCTGGACCTCGTGCGGCGGCTGCGCCGTCGCCAGCCCGCCTGCGGGATCGTTCTCGTGCTCGATGCGGCGAATTTTTCGCGAATGGGCGAGGAGGCGCGACGCTCGCTCGCCAAGACGCTGCGGCTGCGGCTGGACGAAGCCGGCGAGCGGTTTCGGGCCCGGCCGCCCGTCTATCTCGTCTTCTCCAAGCTCGATCGGCTTCTCGGCTTCTCCGCCTTTTTCGAGACCACCGACCGCAGCGAGCGCGAGGCGGTCTGGGGCATGCCCTTCCTCGCCTCGGAGGACGAGCGCGAATTCACGCCGGACGAGCGGTTCCGCATCGGCTTCGCGGAGTTGGCGCGACGGGCGGCCGAATGGCGCCTGCCGCGCCTTCAGGAGGAGCCCGACGCCAGACGCCGTGCCCTTGTCTACGAGTTTCCCGAGCAGTTCGCCGCGTTGGGCGATCTGGCCGCACCCTTCGTCCAGATCCTCGCGGTGCCGCATCGATTCGACCGTCCGCCCTATCTGCGCGGCGTGTTCTTCGCCTCGGCCCGGCAGGGCGGGCCGGTGATCGATCTCGTCGGCCTGGCGGCGGGCGAGGGCTTCGCCGCGCCGTCCGGCCTGCCGCGCCCCGGCGAGCCCGACCCCACCCGGTCACGGCCCTTCTTCCTGCACGAACTCCTGGCCTCGCTGGCACCCGGTGAAGCGCTGCGTGGCGGCCTGTCCGCGACGGCACGGCGCGTCACGCAAAGCTGGCAAATGGTGGCGGCCGCCCTTCTCGTTCTCCTGGCGCTCGGCCTGACCGCCCATTGGATCGCCCGCCATCAGGCGGCCTCCGCCTATGCGCAATCAATGCAAAACGACGCGGCCGCTTTGCGGGATCGGTTGTCGGGCACGCGGTTCGGCCCCCGTCTACCGCCTTTCCTCGATATCCTTCCGACGCTGAACGGCTTGCGCACGCTGGAAGGGCGCGAACCCGGGAAGGAGGCGGAGCGCGTCGCCGATGTGCCCATGCTTCAGAGCGAGGCCGGGCGCGCCTATGCGACAGGCCTCGACCGGCTCTTCATGCCCTATCTCACCGAGGGGCTGCAGGCGACCCTGGCGAGCGAAGCGACCAGCGCGGCCGATCTCTATCGGGGTCTCAAGCTCTATCTGGCGCTGTCGGGCCAGCGGCCGCTCGATACGCTCGACCTGCCGCACCTTGGCGCATGGCTGGCCCAGGTCTGGTTGCCCAGCTATTCCGAAGCGGACCGGGCCGCCTTCGCAGCGCATGTCGCAGCGCTCGGCAGCCATGACGTCGCATCCCGATCCGCAGACGCTTCCCTCGTCGCCGACACGCGGCGGCGCATCGCCGCCTACACGCTGTCGCAACTGGCCCTCGATCTCGCGAAGGCGCGTCCCGAGGTCGCGGCGCTCGCCCCCTGGCGGCCGAGCGACCATGCCGGTCCTTCGGGACCGCTCGCCTTGGCGAGGCTAGACGGCGGCTCGCTCTGGGACGGGCTCCCGGCCTTCTTCACCGCTGGTGCGTTCCGGACCGTGGCCTTGCCGGCGCTGCAAGCCGGGGCCGCGGAAATCGAGCGTGACGCCTGGGTGCTGGGGTCGAGCGATGGCACGGCCTCGCGCGACATTCTCGACGGCACGCTCGGCCTTTATTCCGCCGAGGCGATCCGCCTGTGGGATGGGCTCCTGTCCGACCTGACGGTCCGCCCCATGCCGACGGCCGCCGATGGCGCCCGGCTCCTGTCGCTTCTCGTCACCGCACCCTCGCCCGTCACCGACCTCCTGGCAGCGGTCGCGATGGAGACCGACTTCTCGCCCCCGGCGGCGCAGGCCGCCGTGGCGGGCGCCGTCGCCTCCGCCCTGGCACCGGCCGCCGCTTCGCTCGGCCTTGCCGCGCCTGTCGATCCCGGCCGCGCCGTCACTGAGGCTTTCGCTTCGCTGCGCCGGGCGACATCCGCGGCGGAGGGAAGCGCCTCCCAGGTGGCCGGCGTTCTGGCGGCCTTCGAGCCGCTCTACCGCCAGCTCAACCACATCGCCAAGGGCGGCAACGTTCTCGAACTCGGCACCGAGCCGCAGACTGTGTCCGCACAGATCGACCTTCTCGTCGCGGCTCTTCCGCCCTCGCTGCAACCGTTCTTCAAACGTCTGCAAACCGCCGCCATGGATCTGATTCAGGGCGCGTCGGGCGAGCGGCTGCGCGAGGTCTGGAACACGACGGTCCTGCCGGCCTGCGAAGCGGCGACGGTCGATCGCTTTCCGTTCAGCGCGCGCGCCGCCCGGGACACGCCGTTCGAGGATTTCAAGTCGGTCTTCGGTCCTCAGGGGCAGATTGCCAGCTTTCGCGACGCCTATCTGAAGCCCCTGATCGACACCAGCGCGCGACCCTGGGCATGGCGGCCGGGGCGCCCGGCGGATCTGTCGATCGACGAGACGGCGTTGAAGGGTTTCGAGCAGGCGGACGCCATCACGCAGGCTTTCTTTCCCGGAGGCGAAGGCCCAGCCGCCCGGTTCTCTCTCTTGCCCATCAGTCTTGATCCGAAGGCTCAGGCCGCGCGCTTCGATATCGGCGGCCAAACCCTGCGGTTCGCCCATGGGCCGGCGGTGCCGGTCAGCGCGCAGTGGCCCCCGGCTTCGCCCAATGCGCCGGCTGCCTTGACCATGACGCCGGAAATCGACGGCGCCCGCAACATGGCGATGGGCGAGGGGCCATGGGCTCTGTTTCGTCTGGTGGACCAAGCCGTCTCCCGCCGTCTCGTTGACGGCAACGCGCTCCTTGCCAGCTTTTCCCTCTCCGGTCGCAGCTTCGTCGTCAAGTTGACGCCGGCCAGCACTCGCAATCCGTTCGAGCTGAAAATGCTCGACAACTTTCGTTGTCCGCGTCTTTAA
- a CDS encoding DUF1127 domain-containing protein: MNIARSFNAWRQYRNTATKLNRLSQRELSDLGISRSEIPALARQSVR, encoded by the coding sequence ATGAACATCGCTCGCTCCTTCAACGCCTGGCGCCAGTATCGCAACACGGCCACCAAGCTGAACCGCCTGTCGCAGCGCGAACTCTCCGACCTCGGCATCTCGCGCTCCGAGATCCCGGCTCTCGCCCGCCAGTCGGTGCGCTAA
- a CDS encoding Gfo/Idh/MocA family protein, translating into MINGERRTAAPIRWAMVGGGRGSQIGYIHRSAALRDRTFDLVAGAFDLDPERGRNFGVELGLESRRCYSDYAAMFAAEALLPDGIQAVSIATPNNTHYPIAKAALAHGLHVVCEKPLCFTLAEAEELERLSIARRKIVGVTYGYAGHQLIEQARAMVAAGELGEIRIVNLQFAHGFHSDAVEETNPATRWRVTPAFAGPSYVLGDVGTHPLYISEVILPHLKVKRLLCARQSFVRSRAPLEDNAVTLMEYDNGAFGTVWSSAVNAGSMHGQKVRIVGSRASIEWWDERPNQLSFEVQGEPARIIERGMPYLHPAALADDRIGAGHPEGLFEAWANLYARFAIAMEATDQGDADRLAGLRYPDIRAGVEGVRWVEACVRSADRGGVWVDYA; encoded by the coding sequence ATGATCAATGGCGAACGCAGGACGGCGGCCCCGATCCGCTGGGCGATGGTGGGCGGGGGGCGGGGCAGCCAGATCGGCTATATCCACCGATCGGCCGCGCTTCGCGATCGGACCTTCGACCTCGTGGCCGGCGCCTTCGATCTCGATCCCGAGCGCGGGCGAAACTTCGGCGTCGAGCTCGGGCTCGAGTCCCGCCGCTGCTATTCCGACTACGCCGCGATGTTCGCCGCCGAAGCCCTGCTGCCGGACGGTATCCAGGCCGTCTCGATCGCGACGCCGAACAACACCCACTATCCCATCGCCAAGGCCGCACTGGCGCATGGGCTCCATGTCGTCTGCGAGAAGCCGCTCTGCTTCACGCTCGCCGAAGCCGAAGAATTGGAACGGCTCTCGATTGCCAGGCGCAAGATCGTCGGCGTGACCTATGGCTATGCCGGGCACCAGCTCATCGAGCAGGCGAGGGCCATGGTCGCGGCGGGCGAGCTTGGCGAGATCCGGATCGTCAATCTCCAGTTCGCCCACGGCTTCCACTCCGATGCCGTGGAAGAAACCAACCCGGCCACCCGCTGGCGCGTGACGCCGGCCTTCGCGGGGCCGAGCTATGTGCTCGGCGACGTCGGCACGCATCCGCTCTACATTTCAGAGGTGATCCTGCCGCATCTGAAGGTGAAGCGGCTTCTCTGCGCCCGGCAAAGCTTCGTCCGGAGCCGCGCGCCGCTGGAGGACAACGCGGTGACACTGATGGAATACGACAACGGCGCCTTCGGCACGGTCTGGTCGAGCGCGGTGAACGCCGGCTCCATGCACGGGCAGAAGGTCCGCATCGTCGGCTCGCGGGCCAGCATCGAGTGGTGGGACGAGCGCCCGAACCAGCTCTCCTTCGAGGTTCAGGGCGAACCGGCGCGGATCATCGAGCGCGGCATGCCCTATCTCCATCCGGCCGCCCTGGCGGACGACCGCATCGGCGCGGGCCATCCCGAAGGTCTCTTCGAAGCCTGGGCCAACCTCTATGCCCGCTTCGCCATCGCGATGGAAGCGACCGACCAAGGGGACGCCGATCGCCTCGCGGGCCTGCGCTATCCCGACATTCGGGCCGGGGTCGAAGGCGTGCGCTGGGTGGAAGCTTGCGTGCGCTCGGCGGACCGGGGCGGCGTTTGGGTCGATTACGCCTGA
- a CDS encoding sugar phosphate isomerase/epimerase family protein: MTITITTAPCCWGVDDVANPNLPPWTQVLDEAAAAGYGGLELGPYGYVPLDQMRVSEALRSRSLFIVAGTIFDDLISPGNRDNLLRQTDEICALITRLPPPPQAPGQRFPAPYLTVMDWGHDERDYAAGHSDRAPRLSEEAWAGMVANIRAIADLARERHGVRAVIHPHAGGFIEFEDEIARMARDIPKDVAGFCLDTGHLYYAGMDPAQTLERYADRLDYLHFKDIDRAVFDRVMGQRIRFFEACAQGVMCPIGRGAIDYPAIRSVLTRLGYAGFITVEQERDPRHAGGSLADVKASRDYLTSVDF, encoded by the coding sequence ATGACGATCACCATCACGACCGCGCCCTGCTGCTGGGGCGTCGACGATGTCGCCAATCCCAACCTGCCGCCCTGGACGCAGGTGTTGGACGAGGCCGCGGCCGCGGGCTATGGCGGGCTGGAGCTCGGTCCCTACGGCTATGTGCCGCTGGACCAGATGCGCGTCTCCGAAGCTCTTCGCAGCCGGAGCCTCTTCATCGTGGCCGGCACGATCTTCGACGATCTCATCTCGCCCGGAAACCGCGACAACCTGCTTCGGCAGACCGACGAGATCTGCGCCCTGATCACCCGCCTGCCGCCCCCGCCCCAGGCGCCGGGCCAGCGCTTTCCCGCGCCCTACCTCACCGTTATGGACTGGGGGCACGACGAGCGCGACTATGCCGCCGGCCATTCGGACCGGGCGCCGCGCCTTTCGGAGGAGGCCTGGGCCGGCATGGTCGCCAACATTCGGGCGATTGCCGACCTCGCGCGCGAGCGCCACGGCGTGCGCGCGGTGATCCATCCCCATGCCGGCGGCTTTATCGAATTCGAAGACGAAATCGCGCGCATGGCAAGGGACATTCCCAAAGACGTGGCCGGCTTCTGCCTCGACACCGGCCACCTCTATTATGCCGGCATGGACCCGGCGCAGACACTGGAGCGCTACGCCGACCGGCTCGACTATCTCCATTTCAAGGATATCGACCGCGCGGTGTTCGACCGCGTCATGGGCCAGCGCATCCGCTTCTTCGAGGCCTGCGCGCAGGGCGTGATGTGCCCGATCGGTCGCGGCGCGATCGACTATCCCGCCATCCGATCGGTTCTCACGCGCCTCGGCTATGCCGGCTTCATCACGGTCGAGCAGGAGCGCGACCCGCGCCATGCCGGCGGCAGTCTCGCCGACGTCAAGGCGAGCCGGGACTATCTGACGAGCGTCGATTTTTAA
- a CDS encoding LacI family DNA-binding transcriptional regulator, with protein sequence MARKTTMTDVARAAGVSPATVDRVLNRRGGVDAAKEARVLAAARRLGLDRALSFRPHRMLRVAVLIQAPRNPFHAALREGIETAARLHADLNIQFLVHHIDPNDPKAIVALLARQGAKADGLILTLPDEPRIAAAVGAVAASRPVVTLATDLPASGRAAYVGPDDRRAGRVAGDLMGLFLGPQGGRVLLIAGRRDIAGQRAREKGFRQILAERHPTLAVAPLAESGEDGERAGHIVLEALAADASIRGVYHMSAGARPVVDALRKLGRTGDTAFVTHELTEDRRALLRERAIAAVIDQQPELEAGIAVETLARLLGRLEGPTGSTETKFVIHMPENA encoded by the coding sequence ATGGCGCGCAAGACGACGATGACGGACGTGGCGCGGGCGGCGGGGGTCTCGCCGGCGACGGTCGACCGCGTCCTCAACCGGCGCGGCGGCGTCGACGCCGCCAAGGAGGCGCGGGTTCTGGCCGCCGCGCGCCGGCTGGGGCTCGACCGCGCGCTGTCCTTTCGGCCGCACAGGATGCTGCGGGTCGCCGTGCTGATCCAGGCGCCGCGCAATCCGTTCCACGCCGCGCTGCGCGAGGGGATTGAGACGGCGGCGCGCCTCCATGCCGACCTCAACATCCAGTTCCTCGTCCACCATATCGACCCGAACGACCCCAAGGCGATCGTCGCGCTTCTCGCCCGGCAGGGAGCGAAGGCCGATGGGCTCATTCTCACGCTGCCGGACGAGCCGCGCATCGCGGCGGCGGTCGGGGCGGTCGCCGCGAGCCGGCCGGTCGTCACGCTGGCGACCGATCTGCCGGCAAGCGGGCGGGCCGCCTATGTCGGGCCGGACGATCGCCGCGCCGGCCGCGTCGCGGGTGATCTCATGGGCCTGTTTCTCGGTCCGCAAGGCGGACGGGTGCTGCTCATCGCCGGCCGCAGGGACATCGCCGGCCAGCGCGCCCGTGAGAAGGGCTTTCGGCAGATCCTGGCGGAGCGCCATCCCACGCTCGCCGTCGCGCCCCTCGCGGAAAGCGGCGAGGATGGCGAGCGCGCAGGCCATATCGTGCTGGAAGCCCTGGCGGCGGACGCGTCCATCCGGGGCGTCTATCATATGTCGGCGGGCGCCCGGCCCGTGGTGGATGCGCTGCGCAAACTCGGTCGCACGGGCGACACCGCCTTCGTCACCCATGAACTGACGGAGGATCGGCGCGCCCTCCTGCGCGAGCGGGCGATCGCCGCCGTGATCGACCAGCAGCCCGAACTCGAAGCGGGGATCGCGGTGGAAACCCTGGCTCGGCTGCTCGGCCGCCTGGAGGGTCCGACTGGCTCCACGGAGACGAAGTTCGTGATTCACATGCCGGAGAACGCCTGA